The Pantoea vagans genome includes a window with the following:
- a CDS encoding TonB-dependent siderophore receptor, protein MTRYSKLSLAILIELGLSASLLSGSAWAADTSSKTTSSQSTADAESMNGGTLMVTAQQQNLQAPGVSTITADEIKKHPPARDVSEIIRTMPGVNLTGNSTSGQRGNNRQIDIRGMGPENTLIMVDGMPITSRNSVRLGWRGERDTRGDTNWVPPEMIDHIDVIRGPAAVRYGNGAAGGVVNIITKKNNDQQWHGSWNTYLNAPEHKSEGSTKRTNFSLEGPLGDDVNFRLYGGLAKTQADAYDINEGHAADRTGSYAGSYPSGREGSVNKDINALLSWTFAPMQTLELQAGYSRQGNLYAGDTQNTNTSALVKSLYGDETNRLYRQNISLKWTGAWDNGVSTNTYARYEKTRNTRINEGLAGGTEGIFSNDGFNTIQLDDILLHSEVSIPFEWLINQTATLGTEWNQQSMKDPSSTTQAASYGSVPGVSNTGRSPYSQAEIFSLFAEDNMELTDSTMLTPSLRFDHHSIVGNNWSPSLNLSQGLGDDFTLKMGAGLAYKAPSLYQTNPNYLLYSNGQGCAASTGACYLQGNPDLKAENSFNKEIGLEWKHEGYQAGLTWFRNDYRNKIEAGYAPVGKASNGTTDIYKWENVPKAVVEGLEGTVNVPFSDSVMWNNNFTYMLQSKNKETGDRLSVIPEYTLNSTLSWQATQDLSLQTTLTWYGTQTPKKYDYKGQPVTGSATDKVAPYSIIGLSGTYDINKYASVTLGIDNLFDKRHFREGNAQTTGNATTGAYLYGAGANTYNESGRTYYVGLNTHF, encoded by the coding sequence ATGACGCGTTACTCAAAACTATCATTAGCTATTTTGATTGAACTGGGGCTCAGCGCCTCACTGCTCTCCGGCAGCGCCTGGGCAGCAGACACTTCCAGCAAGACGACCAGCAGCCAATCTACCGCCGACGCCGAATCCATGAACGGCGGCACCTTAATGGTGACGGCCCAGCAGCAAAACCTGCAGGCACCCGGCGTGTCGACCATCACCGCCGATGAAATTAAAAAGCATCCCCCGGCGCGTGATGTTTCAGAAATCATTCGTACCATGCCAGGCGTGAACCTCACCGGTAACTCCACCAGCGGCCAGCGCGGTAACAATCGTCAGATTGATATTCGCGGCATGGGCCCGGAAAACACCCTGATTATGGTGGATGGCATGCCGATCACCAGCCGCAACTCGGTGCGTTTAGGCTGGCGTGGCGAGCGTGATACGCGCGGTGACACCAACTGGGTGCCACCGGAGATGATCGACCACATTGACGTGATTCGCGGTCCGGCTGCGGTGCGCTACGGTAACGGCGCTGCGGGTGGCGTGGTGAATATCATCACCAAAAAAAATAACGACCAGCAGTGGCACGGCTCCTGGAATACCTACCTCAATGCGCCGGAACATAAATCGGAAGGGTCAACCAAGCGCACTAACTTCAGCCTTGAAGGGCCGCTGGGTGACGATGTTAACTTCCGTCTGTACGGTGGCTTAGCCAAAACTCAGGCCGATGCCTACGATATCAACGAAGGCCACGCTGCCGATCGTACCGGTTCGTATGCGGGTAGCTATCCATCGGGCCGTGAAGGGTCGGTGAACAAAGATATCAACGCCTTGCTGAGCTGGACGTTTGCTCCGATGCAAACCCTGGAGCTGCAAGCGGGTTATAGCCGTCAGGGCAACCTGTACGCGGGCGATACCCAAAACACTAACACCAGCGCGCTGGTGAAGAGCCTGTACGGCGATGAAACCAACCGCCTGTATCGTCAGAATATCTCGCTGAAATGGACGGGTGCGTGGGATAACGGTGTCAGCACCAATACCTATGCGCGTTACGAGAAAACCCGTAACACCCGCATTAACGAAGGTCTGGCGGGCGGCACCGAGGGCATCTTCTCTAACGATGGTTTCAATACCATTCAGTTAGACGACATCTTGCTGCACAGTGAAGTCAGCATTCCATTCGAGTGGTTGATTAATCAGACTGCCACGCTGGGTACCGAATGGAACCAGCAAAGCATGAAAGATCCTTCTTCCACCACTCAGGCAGCGAGCTATGGCTCCGTGCCGGGCGTGTCGAATACCGGCCGTAGCCCATATTCGCAGGCGGAAATCTTCTCGCTGTTTGCAGAAGACAACATGGAGCTGACTGACAGCACCATGCTGACGCCAAGCCTGCGCTTCGATCATCACTCGATCGTCGGCAATAACTGGAGCCCGTCTCTGAACCTGTCGCAAGGTTTAGGTGATGACTTCACGCTGAAGATGGGTGCTGGCCTGGCGTACAAAGCGCCAAGCTTGTACCAGACCAACCCGAACTACCTGCTATACAGCAACGGTCAGGGTTGTGCAGCCAGTACCGGTGCCTGTTATTTGCAGGGTAACCCAGACCTGAAAGCCGAAAACAGTTTCAACAAAGAGATTGGGCTGGAGTGGAAACACGAGGGTTATCAGGCCGGTCTGACCTGGTTCCGTAACGATTACCGCAACAAGATTGAAGCGGGTTACGCGCCAGTGGGTAAAGCCTCGAACGGCACCACAGATATCTACAAGTGGGAAAACGTGCCGAAAGCGGTGGTCGAAGGGCTGGAAGGTACCGTTAACGTGCCGTTCTCTGATAGCGTGATGTGGAATAACAACTTCACCTACATGCTGCAGAGTAAAAACAAGGAAACCGGCGATCGTCTGTCGGTGATCCCGGAATACACCCTGAACTCGACGCTGAGCTGGCAAGCCACGCAGGATCTGTCGCTGCAAACCACCCTGACCTGGTACGGTACGCAGACGCCGAAGAAGTATGACTACAAAGGCCAACCGGTGACGGGCAGTGCAACCGATAAAGTCGCGCCTTACTCGATTATCGGCTTGAGCGGCACTTACGATATCAACAAGTACGCCAGCGTAACCTTGGGTATCGACAACCTGTTTGATAAGCGTCACTTCCGCGAAGGTAATGCGCAAACCACCGGTAACGCCACCACAGGCGCTTACCTGTACGGTGCGGGTGCCAATACCTACAACGAATCAGGCCGAACCTATTACGTCGGCCTGAATACCCACTTCTAA
- the pmrB gene encoding two-component system sensor histidine kinase PmrB, which produces MNSMRQRLLIMLALILLTCQVMSAIWLWHESREQISFLVNETLSAQARNDRVENEIREAIASLLLPSLVMIALTLLLSFWAINWIIRPLRLLQDSLAHRSADNLTPLPIYSEMDEIVAVTSSINQLFSRLDHTLQQERLFTADAAHELRTPLAGLRLHLELLHQQKVPQSDMLIERIDQLMHTVEQLLMLSRAGQALAGGHYQQLQWQKDIMQPLQPEMAELYEQRQQNLLWPQGKDIPQQGEAVLLRLMLRNLLENASRYSPEGSEVKVKMQQDKQQVIIEVWDQGPGIDADAAEELTQAFRRRDQRYGGSGLGLNIVLRIVQMHRGRLELVNRQDSSGLIARCYLPHQLL; this is translated from the coding sequence ATGAATAGCATGCGTCAGCGGTTACTGATTATGCTGGCGCTGATTCTCCTCACCTGCCAGGTGATGAGCGCCATCTGGTTGTGGCATGAGAGCCGTGAACAAATCAGCTTCCTGGTGAATGAAACCCTGTCAGCGCAGGCGCGTAACGACCGCGTCGAGAACGAAATCCGCGAAGCCATCGCCTCGCTGCTGTTGCCCTCGCTGGTGATGATTGCGCTGACGCTGCTGCTCTCGTTCTGGGCCATCAACTGGATTATTCGCCCGCTGCGTTTGCTGCAGGACAGTCTCGCCCATCGCTCTGCCGATAATCTCACTCCGCTGCCCATCTATTCCGAGATGGATGAGATCGTTGCGGTGACCTCATCGATCAATCAGCTGTTCTCACGGCTGGATCACACGCTCCAGCAGGAGCGGCTGTTTACCGCCGATGCCGCACATGAACTGCGCACGCCCCTGGCGGGTTTACGCCTCCATCTGGAGTTGTTGCATCAGCAGAAGGTGCCACAAAGTGACATGCTGATTGAGCGCATCGACCAACTGATGCACACCGTTGAACAGTTGCTGATGCTGTCACGCGCCGGACAGGCGCTGGCCGGTGGCCACTATCAACAGTTGCAGTGGCAAAAGGACATTATGCAGCCGCTGCAACCCGAAATGGCCGAGCTGTATGAGCAGCGCCAGCAAAATCTGCTCTGGCCGCAAGGCAAAGATATTCCGCAGCAGGGAGAAGCCGTGTTGCTGCGCCTGATGTTGCGTAACCTGCTGGAAAACGCTTCGCGCTACAGCCCGGAGGGCAGCGAGGTTAAGGTGAAAATGCAGCAAGACAAGCAGCAGGTGATTATCGAAGTCTGGGATCAGGGGCCGGGTATTGATGCCGATGCGGCGGAAGAGTTGACGCAGGCATTTCGTCGTCGCGACCAGCGCTATGGCGGCAGCGGCCTGGGCCTGAATATTGTGTTGCGCATCGTGCAGATGCACCGTGGCAGACTGGAACTGGTGAATCGTCAAGACAGCAGCGGGCTGATTGCCCGCTGCTATTTACCGCATCAACTGCTTTAG
- the fes gene encoding enterochelin esterase, with amino-acid sequence MTWRNDVTGSEAWWQEQQSQGIPRIEPQPDGTCLVTFFWRDPQGSEKASGTQRVWINITGVTDHHQKRPPQSLVRVTDTDVWYWQTTLPANWRGSYCLMPDEHATDFSGEADMYNLRNWWREKFHTAKADPLNKLRGWAGGRGMGVSPLHLPQAPNQQIWQAVDDGSAPEISLQQYQWDSALLGNSRKVWIYTTGASDPAQRPLAILLDGQFWANQMPIAGPLQQLTDSGKLPAAVYLFIDIIDREHRSRELPCNPQFWQAMQQELLPQVAAWAPYRQQADSTLVAGQSFGGLASVFAALHFPETFGNALSLSGSFWWPERGNPHGWLLQALDGGLAPQYPLRFWLEAGKREGLILQANQQLEQQLTAAGYQVNYQPVEGGHDALCWRGGLLDGLQALWRNPT; translated from the coding sequence ATGACCTGGCGAAATGATGTAACCGGTAGCGAAGCCTGGTGGCAGGAGCAACAATCTCAAGGTATTCCACGTATCGAGCCACAACCGGATGGCACCTGTCTGGTGACCTTCTTCTGGCGCGACCCGCAAGGCAGTGAAAAAGCATCGGGGACCCAGCGCGTGTGGATCAACATCACCGGCGTGACCGATCATCACCAAAAGCGACCACCGCAATCACTGGTACGCGTGACAGACACGGATGTGTGGTACTGGCAAACCACCCTTCCAGCAAACTGGCGCGGCAGCTACTGCCTGATGCCCGATGAGCATGCCACGGATTTCTCCGGCGAAGCCGACATGTACAACCTGCGCAACTGGTGGCGTGAAAAATTCCACACGGCAAAGGCCGATCCGCTGAATAAACTGCGTGGCTGGGCGGGTGGACGCGGAATGGGCGTTTCTCCGCTGCACTTGCCGCAGGCACCTAATCAGCAAATCTGGCAAGCGGTGGACGATGGCAGCGCGCCTGAGATATCTCTGCAGCAATATCAGTGGGATAGCGCTCTGTTAGGCAACAGCCGTAAGGTCTGGATTTACACCACCGGCGCGTCAGATCCCGCACAGCGCCCGCTGGCGATCCTGCTGGATGGGCAATTCTGGGCTAACCAAATGCCGATTGCTGGCCCGCTGCAACAGCTCACGGACAGCGGCAAACTACCCGCCGCGGTCTATCTGTTTATCGACATCATTGACCGCGAACACCGCAGCCGGGAATTGCCCTGCAACCCGCAATTCTGGCAGGCCATGCAGCAGGAGTTACTGCCACAGGTCGCGGCATGGGCGCCGTATCGCCAGCAGGCAGACAGCACGCTGGTGGCCGGACAAAGCTTCGGTGGGCTGGCATCGGTTTTCGCCGCCCTGCATTTCCCGGAGACTTTCGGCAACGCGCTGAGCCTCTCCGGGTCGTTCTGGTGGCCGGAACGTGGCAATCCGCACGGCTGGCTGTTACAGGCATTAGATGGCGGCTTAGCGCCTCAATACCCGCTGCGTTTCTGGCTGGAAGCCGGCAAACGAGAAGGCCTGATTCTGCAAGCCAATCAACAATTAGAACAACAACTTACTGCTGCCGGTTACCAGGTGAATTACCAACCGGTTGAGGGTGGTCACGACGCGCTATGTTGGCGCGGTGGGCTGCTCGACGGTCTGCAAGCTCTGTGGCGCAATCCGACTTAA